AGGACTTCGAAGGGCGCGACGATCCCGTAGTACAACCCGTAGCGCAGCACGAGCCCGGTTGCGTAGAACGGCGCGTAGATGATCCGCATCGGGAGCGGCAGCGGGGCCGGCGGCGCCGGCGCGACGGGCACCATCACCGGCGGCGAGTAGACGCTGGGGGGCGGCGGGGGTGGCGCGCCCGGCGGCGGTGGCGGATGTGGGTTGGAGCTCTGCGGGGCGCTGTGGGGCGGCGGCGGTGGCGGCGGGCTGCCCGCCTGCGCGGCAGGGGCTCCGGCCAGCACCACCAGGGCCCCCAGGAGCGCGCAGGTCGCGCGCCAAAGCACCGGGAGGCCAGTCTTTTCACGAACGAGCTCGGGCATCGCGATCTCCTGTCCTGCGGTGGAACCGACCGCGGCTGCCGGCGTTGCGGGGCCACCGCAGCCGCCGAACGGCCGGTAGTGGGCGCCGAACGTGCGATGTCGTTTGGACGCAGGCCCGGGCCGGATCGGTCCGGCCAGCTGATCGCACTGATCTCATTACCGGCGCGATTTCCCCTCGAAGCGTGCACGCCGCGCATCCGCGAGTCACTCGAGGTCGTACCAGTATGTTGCGACTCAGGTCACGTGTCCGTGCAGCGCGGCGCGAAAAATTCGCGTGTGCGTGCGCTCGATGCGCTTGTGACTCGGCGCGCGGGGCCGAAGCGCGCAAAGAAAGCGCGCAATAAGTTGAGTCACTTTCGTTCCGATCGGCTATGATCGCGTCGAGGGGGAAGGCGAGTGAGAGCAATCTCGCTGAGCGTCGCTGTGTTTCAGCCGGACGCAGCGTCGACGGTGGGCGCGGCGGTTGCGGCGGAGCGCGCCGGGATCGACGCGGTCTGGCTGCCCGCGCTGCCGATGGCCTTCGATCCGCTGACCCTGCTCGGCACGATCGCGGCGAGCACGAGCCGCATCACGATCGGGACCGGGATCGTGCCCACGTATCCGCGTCACCCCGCGGTGCTCGTCTCGCAGGTGCTCGCGCTCGCGCCGTTCGCGCGCGACCGGCTGCGCATCGGCATCGGCAACAGTCATCCGTTCATCGTCGAGGGCATGCTCGGGATCCCGTTCCACCCGCCGCTCGAGCACCTGCGCGAGTACCTGACCGTGGTGCGCGACCTGCTCGAGCGCGGCCATACCGACTTCGAGGGCAAGTACTTCCGCGTGCACGCCGAGCTGGCGGCCCGAACCGCGCCCGTGCCGATCGCCGTCTCGGCGCTGCGCGCGCGCATGTTCCGCCTCGCCGGCGAGATCTCGGACGGCGCGCTCGCCGCGTGGTGCCCCGTCCCCTATCTGCTGGGCACCGCGTTGCCCGAGCTCGAGCGCGGCGCGCGCGCCGCGGGGCGCCCGCGGCCGCCGCTGGTCGGCAACGTGCCGGTGGTCTGGAGCACCGACGGCGCCGCGGTGCGGGCCGCTGCGCGCGCGGCGCTCGGCACGTACCTGGCGGCGCCCGCCTACGTCGAGATGTTCCGCGCCGCGGGCTTCTCGATCCCCGACCTCCGCGTCCCGCCGGACGCGCTGATCGACTCACTCTTCGTCTGGGGTACCCCCGGGCAGATCGTCGACCGCCTGCGTGCCATCCAGCGCGCGGGCGTCGACGAGCTGATGGTCACGCTGCACCCCGCCCTCGAGCCCGAGAAGGAGCTCGAAGAGGCGTTCAAGGCGCTCGGCGGCCTGTGTGCCGAGCTGCGCACGCAACCCGTTCGGCGCCCGGCGCAAAGGAGGCTCCCTTGAAATTCGGCGCGATGATCCAGCCCGTGATCGACGACCTCGACCTGGCCCGCGACATCGAGCGGCTCGGGTACGACTCACTCTGGATCCCCGACTCGCACATGATCGCCTCGGACGTGTACGCCGTGATGGCGCTGGCCGCCGTGAACACGTCGCGCATCCGGATCGGCACGGGGGTATCGATCGCCAGCACGCGCATCGCGCCGGTCACCGCCGCGTCGATCGCCACCATCAACCGCCTCGCGCCCGGCCGCGTCTTCCTCGGGCTGGGCACGGGTCACACGGCCATGCGCACCATGGGCTTCGACCCGGTCGGGCCGAGCGAGTTCCGCGACTACGTGCGCGTGGTGCGCGAGCTGTTGCGCGGCGGCCAGGCCGAGTTCCACTGGCGCGGGAAGTCGCGGCACGTCGAGTTCATGTGCCGGCGGCTCGGCGTGATCGACATCGAGCACAAGATCCCGATCTACGTGGCCGCGAACGGGCCGCGCGCGCTGCAGGTCGCGGGCGAATTCGGCGACGGCCGGGTGTCGGCCGACAACGAGCCGGCCGAGCTCATGCCGCAGAGCATGGGCCTGGTGCGCGCGGCGGCGCGCGCCGCGGGCCGCGAGCTGCCGCCGGACTACCACACCGCCACGCTGGCGTTCGTGTGCGTGCTCCGGCCGGGCGAGACGCTGCGCTCGGAGCGCGTGATCGACCAGGTCGGGCCGATGTCGGTCGCCTACCTGCGCTACTGGTACGAGTGGTACCGAAAGTCGCGGGACGACTCACTCATTCCCGCCGAGATCCGGACCGAGTGGAACGAGTTCAAGGAGCACGTCGAGAAGATGGAGACGCCGGCGGACCGCCGCTACGTCGAGCTCCACGACGGACACTGCACGTACGAGGTCGCGTCGGAGCGGCGCTTCGTGACTCCCGCCGTGATCCGGGCCGCGCGCGGCTACGTGGGCGAGCCCGACGAGATCATCGCCATGCTGCGCCAGCGCGAGCGCGCCGGGCTGCGCGAGATCGCGTTCCTGCCGCCGATCGAGCACGCGCGCGAAATCTACCGCGACTTCGCAGAACAGATCATTGCCCGCTACTGAGAACATCGCTGGCGCGGTGCGCGGGCTGCTCGAGTCACTCGGCTTCCGGCGCGCCTACGGCGTGACCGGCGGTCCGATCGCGCCGATCTGCGACGCGCTGGGCCGCTCGAGCACGCTCGAGGCGCTGCACTGCCGGCACGAGTCCGGGGCGGCATTCGCGGCGCTCGAGGACTCGTTGGCCAGCGGCGCGCCCGCCGCCGTGTTCGTCACGACCGGCCCGGGCATCACCAACGCGCTCACCGGGCTGTGCGCCGCGCGCTGGGAGGGCGGGCGCGTGCTGTTGGTCTCGGCCTCGACCTCGCAGCCCGAGGTCGGCCGGCGCGCGTTCCAGGAGACGAGCTCGGTCACGCTGCCGCAGGGCGGCCTGTTCGGCCCCGGCCCGATCTTCGACGGCGCGTGGCGGCTCGAGCGCGCGCAGGACCTGCCGGCCATCGCCGGCGAGATCGCGCGCGGACTCACTCGCCCGCAGGGCTGGGTCGGGCATCTCTCCGTGCCGATCGGCGTCCAGCTCCTGCCCTGCGAGCCGGTGGCGGTGTCGCTGCGCCAGCTCGAGCCCGCGCTCGACCCGCGCCACGTCGAGCACTGCGCGGCGCTCTTGGGCGGGACCGACTTCGCGATCTGGGCCGGCTTCGGCGCGCGCGGCGCGGCGCACGAGCTGCGGCGCGTGGCCGAGCACACCGGCGCGGCCGTGATGTGCTCGCCGCGCGGCAAGGGTGTGTTCCCCGAGGACCACCCGCAGTACGTGGGAGTCACCGGCTTCGGCGGCCACGCGCAGGTGAAGGAGTATCTCGCCTCGTTCCACCCGCACCACATCCTGGTGCTGGGCTCGCGCCTGGGCGAGTTCACCTCCTTCTGGGACCCGGCGTTCGTGCCGAGCGGGAGCTTCGTGCACGTGGACCTCGAGCCCGGCGTGCCCGGCGCCGCGTTTCCGCAGGCGAACACCTTGGCGATCCAAGCCGAGGTGCGCGCGTTTCTCGCGGCGCTGGTCGAGCGCATGCCGCAGCGCGTGGTCCGCCCGACCTGGGGGCCGCCCGCGCGCGATCCCCTGCCGCCGCCGCGCGCCGCCGGCCCCGTGCGGCCCGAAGTCCTGCTCCACGCCGTGCAGCGCTGGGTGGTCGATCGCGCCGGCGCGCCCGTGCTGACCGAGGCCGGCAATGCCTTCGCCTGGGGCAGTCACTCGCTGCGCGTGCGCCGCCCGGGCAGCTACCGCACGAGCACCGGCTGGGGCGCGATGGGTCACGCCACGAGCGGCGTGCTGGGCGCGGCCAAGGGCCGCCAGGGGGTGGCCGTCGCACTGGTCGGCGACGGCGCGATGCTCATGCAGTCCGAGGTTTCGAGCGCGGTGCGCTACGGCGTGCCCGCGGCCTGGATCGTGCTGAACGACGGCGCCTACGGGATGATCGCCCAGGGCATGCGCGCGCAGGGCCTGCGCCCGCTCGAGACCACGATCCCCGACACCGACTTCGCGGCCTGGGCGCGCGCGCAGGGCGCCGGCGGCATTCGCGTCGAGCAGGAGAGCGAGCTCGACGGCGCGCTGGCCCGGATCGAGTCACTGACTCGCCCGCTGGTGATCGACGTGCGCGTAGACCCGACCGAGCCCGCGCCGTTCCTGAAGCGCGTGCAGAGCCTGATCCGACAGACCACTCACACCACCCAGGAGGTCCAGACATGAGCGCAACCGCAGGCATCCGATCGCTGGCCGCCTCGTTCCCCGCGGCGATCCGCGGCAACGACTACTGGCGCGAGCGCTACCCGGAGCTGGTGAAGGACGAGGAGCGCCGCACGCTGGCGCGCCTGTTCCGGTCGCAGCAAAAGCAGGCGGGGCCGCTCGACGCGTTCGAGCAGGCGATGGCGCCCTATCTCTCCGACCCCTTCCGCGGCGCGCGCGAGCGGCGCGTGCTCGCGCCGGGTCAGCGCGCCGCGTCGATCGAGCTCGACGCCGCGCGCCGCGCGCTCGCGGCGGCGGAGCTCGAGCCGAAAGACATCGACCTCCTGATCTGCTGCTCGTTCCTGCCCGACCAGGTCGGCGTCGGCAACGCCACGCCGCTGGCCAAGGCGCTCGGCCTGCGCTGCGCCGCGTGGAACGTGGAGACCACCTGCTCGAGCGCGCTGGTCGCCCTGCAGAACGCCTCGGCGCTGATCCGCGTCGGCCAGCACCGCAATGCCCTCGTGGTGATCTCGTGCACCTACTCGCGCGTGGCCGACGAGGACGACACGATGTGCTGGTTCCTGGGCGACGGCGCAGGCGCGTTCGTGGTGAGTGACTCGCCGGGCGCTGCATCCTATCTCACCGGCCGCGCGCGCCACACGGGCGAGACCTGC
The sequence above is drawn from the Myxococcota bacterium genome and encodes:
- a CDS encoding LLM class flavin-dependent oxidoreductase; its protein translation is MFQPDAASTVGAAVAAERAGIDAVWLPALPMAFDPLTLLGTIAASTSRITIGTGIVPTYPRHPAVLVSQVLALAPFARDRLRIGIGNSHPFIVEGMLGIPFHPPLEHLREYLTVVRDLLERGHTDFEGKYFRVHAELAARTAPVPIAVSALRARMFRLAGEISDGALAAWCPVPYLLGTALPELERGARAAGRPRPPLVGNVPVVWSTDGAAVRAAARAALGTYLAAPAYVEMFRAAGFSIPDLRVPPDALIDSLFVWGTPGQIVDRLRAIQRAGVDELMVTLHPALEPEKELEEAFKALGGLCAELRTQPVRRPAQRRLP
- a CDS encoding LLM class flavin-dependent oxidoreductase; translated protein: MKFGAMIQPVIDDLDLARDIERLGYDSLWIPDSHMIASDVYAVMALAAVNTSRIRIGTGVSIASTRIAPVTAASIATINRLAPGRVFLGLGTGHTAMRTMGFDPVGPSEFRDYVRVVRELLRGGQAEFHWRGKSRHVEFMCRRLGVIDIEHKIPIYVAANGPRALQVAGEFGDGRVSADNEPAELMPQSMGLVRAAARAAGRELPPDYHTATLAFVCVLRPGETLRSERVIDQVGPMSVAYLRYWYEWYRKSRDDSLIPAEIRTEWNEFKEHVEKMETPADRRYVELHDGHCTYEVASERRFVTPAVIRAARGYVGEPDEIIAMLRQRERAGLREIAFLPPIEHAREIYRDFAEQIIARY
- a CDS encoding thiamine pyrophosphate-dependent enzyme, which codes for MRGLLESLGFRRAYGVTGGPIAPICDALGRSSTLEALHCRHESGAAFAALEDSLASGAPAAVFVTTGPGITNALTGLCAARWEGGRVLLVSASTSQPEVGRRAFQETSSVTLPQGGLFGPGPIFDGAWRLERAQDLPAIAGEIARGLTRPQGWVGHLSVPIGVQLLPCEPVAVSLRQLEPALDPRHVEHCAALLGGTDFAIWAGFGARGAAHELRRVAEHTGAAVMCSPRGKGVFPEDHPQYVGVTGFGGHAQVKEYLASFHPHHILVLGSRLGEFTSFWDPAFVPSGSFVHVDLEPGVPGAAFPQANTLAIQAEVRAFLAALVERMPQRVVRPTWGPPARDPLPPPRAAGPVRPEVLLHAVQRWVVDRAGAPVLTEAGNAFAWGSHSLRVRRPGSYRTSTGWGAMGHATSGVLGAAKGRQGVAVALVGDGAMLMQSEVSSAVRYGVPAAWIVLNDGAYGMIAQGMRAQGLRPLETTIPDTDFAAWARAQGAGGIRVEQESELDGALARIESLTRPLVIDVRVDPTEPAPFLKRVQSLIRQTTHTTQEVQT
- a CDS encoding 3-oxoacyl-[acyl-carrier-protein] synthase III C-terminal domain-containing protein, which codes for MSATAGIRSLAASFPAAIRGNDYWRERYPELVKDEERRTLARLFRSQQKQAGPLDAFEQAMAPYLSDPFRGARERRVLAPGQRAASIELDAARRALAAAELEPKDIDLLICCSFLPDQVGVGNATPLAKALGLRCAAWNVETTCSSALVALQNASALIRVGQHRNALVVISCTYSRVADEDDTMCWFLGDGAGAFVVSDSPGAASYLTGRARHTGETCNTFFYEVVPDAERGARIRMDCTPETGKILYETAEPYLRECCEAAVQAAGAKLSEVDCFVFNTPTAWYADFCARALGVPRERTVDTYPEYANIGPALMPVNLLRAAQSGLLRPGNLVLLYTVGSVSSAGAALLRWGNVGLGGVGNVAG